In a genomic window of Desulfobacterales bacterium:
- a CDS encoding baseplate J/gp47 family protein has translation MTAPRFTPNGIEVQTYDEIYQELADGYRLIYGNDINLDPDSPDGQRVAIEAQARLDVQSFGSLLYNQLDPDFALGEALNSLIKLSGITRRPATRSQVDVSVTASRPVTLPVGYAVEDTLGQVWETISEIVLAAGITTVTLFAENFGAVEADPATVAEPVTFVIGVDTVTNPLSATVGREEETDEELRIRRNHSLETPRSSALGRLFTAVGDLAGVIDMAIYENDTDATDIDGIPAHSLWVVVEGGAVDDIAESLAKNKTGGKGMVGAVAGEWTEEVLKPDGTTFTIFHTMSFDRPTYVTILVKLNATRKDQSSPIDTALIANKISEKTLSIGENLLANDLYRNAFEAGDNFIPTGLEISRDAGVTWTAGRLVTDLDEKFIIGSSGVTVTEII, from the coding sequence ATGACGGCTCCCAGATTTACCCCGAACGGCATAGAAGTCCAGACCTACGACGAAATATATCAAGAGCTTGCCGACGGCTACCGGCTGATCTACGGCAACGATATAAACTTAGACCCTGATAGCCCGGACGGCCAACGGGTAGCAATCGAGGCGCAGGCCCGGCTTGATGTGCAATCGTTCGGGAGCCTGCTATATAATCAGCTTGACCCAGATTTTGCCCTCGGCGAAGCGCTTAACAGTCTCATTAAGTTATCAGGAATTACCCGGCGCCCTGCGACAAGATCACAAGTTGACGTAAGCGTTACCGCCTCACGGCCCGTTACTTTGCCAGTTGGCTACGCGGTTGAAGACACGCTAGGGCAGGTATGGGAAACCATCTCCGAGATTGTTCTAGCTGCCGGCATCACGACCGTGACCCTGTTCGCTGAAAACTTCGGCGCTGTTGAAGCTGATCCCGCAACCGTGGCCGAACCAGTTACTTTTGTTATCGGCGTTGACACCGTGACCAATCCGCTATCTGCCACAGTCGGGCGTGAAGAAGAAACAGACGAAGAGCTAAGGATTCGGCGCAACCACTCCCTGGAAACTCCCCGAAGCTCGGCCCTTGGCCGTTTGTTCACAGCCGTTGGCGACTTGGCCGGAGTTATTGACATGGCAATCTACGAGAATGATACAGACGCCACAGACATCGACGGAATCCCGGCTCATTCATTGTGGGTCGTTGTTGAAGGCGGAGCAGTTGACGATATTGCCGAATCACTGGCCAAGAATAAGACGGGCGGGAAAGGAATGGTCGGAGCCGTTGCGGGAGAATGGACAGAAGAGGTTTTAAAGCCTGATGGAACCACCTTTACCATATTTCATACCATGAGCTTTGATCGGCCTACATACGTTACTATCTTGGTCAAACTGAACGCCACAAGAAAAGATCAAAGCTCTCCGATCGATACCGCCTTGATTGCCAACAAAATATCAGAAAAAACATTGAGTATCGGCGAGAACCTACTTGCGAACGATCTTTACCGGAACGCATTTGAGGCTGGAGATAACTTCATTCCGACCGGATTAGAAATCAGCAGGGACGCCGGGGTAACGTGGACGGCAGGCAGACTTGTAACTGACCTTGACGAGAAGTTTATCATTGGTTCTTCAGGTGTAACCGTGACTGAGATTATCTAA
- a CDS encoding DUF2612 domain-containing protein, giving the protein MTDFKQSYIDLLIKQYWQQDNAPAEIRLQAGTWEKSVDWLRSFLTEFDLDNATGDRLDIIGRIIGLKRLVPFIVPKIAFGFDENPNARGFDDKFLTLADRAPFADKFERQYTSLQLDDTVFRFFIRAKISKNSGSPYLVDDEGLAIQRVVNVLFGGSAYALDNQDMTLSLYVSPAYNLDNLRAIIRLDLLPKPHGVDWEHIIQAGPGETFGFADNPDSLPFADKFDLANQPGGRFAEKIIIDA; this is encoded by the coding sequence ATGACCGACTTTAAACAGTCATACATCGACCTGCTGATTAAGCAATATTGGCAGCAGGATAATGCACCTGCCGAAATCAGATTACAGGCCGGGACATGGGAGAAGTCAGTTGATTGGCTGCGCTCGTTCCTGACCGAGTTTGACCTTGATAACGCCACAGGAGACCGGCTTGACATAATCGGACGGATCATCGGCTTAAAAAGGTTGGTCCCTTTTATCGTGCCGAAGATCGCGTTCGGCTTTGATGAAAATCCTAATGCCAGGGGCTTTGATGATAAATTCCTGACGCTGGCCGACCGTGCGCCATTTGCTGATAAATTCGAGCGGCAATATACGTCATTACAACTTGACGATACAGTTTTCAGATTCTTTATCAGGGCAAAAATATCTAAAAATTCAGGTAGTCCATATCTGGTAGACGATGAAGGATTGGCCATCCAGCGTGTTGTCAATGTATTGTTCGGTGGTAGCGCATATGCTCTTGACAACCAAGATATGACCCTCTCCCTATACGTATCACCGGCTTATAATCTTGACAATCTCCGGGCGATAATCAGGCTTGATTTATTGCCAAAACCACACGGGGTAGATTGGGAACATATTATTCAAGCGGGACCGGGTGAAACTTTCGGGTTTGCCGATAATCCTGATTCATTACCTTTTGCGGACAAATTCGATCTAGCGAATCAACCAGGCGGACGTTTTGCCGAAAAAATCATAATAGACGCATAG
- a CDS encoding Gp138 family membrane-puncturing spike protein, whose translation MERKQLTDTINAALHFTLANLHTATIARVVKVREKTIDVQPVINREVDGESIKLPLFVKVPPVFMQGGSSYSAHPIAAGDYCLLVFTERCFDRWYSGQDERSPAEYRMHDYSDGFAIVGLNPQAVAKTIPTVITHIGDTYAAGDYEQIGNYTHTGNRVQTGNHTQTGDFTLTGNMLVDGNITCTGTIAAANFTGLSGTPLSSSVNIETSADVKAGTISLKSHVHPENDSGGPTGTPI comes from the coding sequence ATGGAACGGAAACAGCTTACCGATACAATAAACGCCGCCTTGCATTTTACCTTAGCGAATCTCCATACCGCCACTATTGCCCGTGTTGTCAAAGTCAGAGAAAAGACTATCGACGTTCAGCCTGTGATTAATCGTGAGGTTGACGGCGAATCAATAAAACTTCCCCTGTTCGTCAAAGTGCCGCCGGTTTTCATGCAGGGCGGGTCGAGTTACTCAGCGCATCCAATTGCGGCAGGTGATTATTGCCTGCTCGTTTTCACCGAGCGTTGTTTTGACCGCTGGTATTCCGGCCAGGATGAAAGAAGTCCGGCAGAATATCGGATGCACGATTATTCAGATGGATTTGCAATTGTCGGGCTTAACCCGCAAGCCGTGGCCAAAACAATTCCCACAGTGATTACCCATATCGGCGATACCTATGCCGCAGGGGACTACGAACAGATAGGAAATTATACCCACACCGGCAACAGAGTCCAGACCGGCAACCATACCCAAACGGGAGATTTTACTTTAACCGGGAACATGTTGGTTGATGGGAACATCACCTGCACGGGGACCATTGCGGCGGCTAACTTTACCGGGCTATCCGGGACGCCGCTGTCAAGCAGTGTGAACATCGAAACAAGCGCCGATGTAAAAGCTGGAACGATTAGCCTGAAATCCCATGTTCATCCTGAAAATGATAGCGGCGGACCGACGGGGACACCAATATAA